Proteins encoded together in one Synechococcus sp. BL107 window:
- the tsaB gene encoding tRNA (adenosine(37)-N6)-threonylcarbamoyltransferase complex dimerization subunit type 1 TsaB: MSGNPLLMALHSSTESFGVAVIDPTSSTGTSAVEVFDDGRGLSNTLITRVSAMVPRERWTNFKGLAVATGPGGFTGTRLSVVMARTLAEQLRCPLLGISSFALMAPRLHNQLPKEQRGQPFWIARELPRRGLVAGCYCLEGNDVNEIEEPSLVAKGRSLGPIVEAAEDVHADVLRLLELLRRAHLAGKAMPWSEVLPIYPTSPVGQV; the protein is encoded by the coding sequence ATGAGTGGTAACCCCCTTTTGATGGCGTTGCATAGCTCCACGGAGAGCTTTGGTGTCGCAGTGATTGATCCGACGTCGTCGACCGGCACTTCAGCTGTGGAGGTGTTCGATGACGGCCGTGGTTTGTCCAACACCTTGATCACCCGTGTTTCGGCGATGGTGCCGCGGGAACGTTGGACCAATTTCAAGGGTCTTGCTGTTGCGACCGGCCCCGGTGGATTTACTGGAACGCGTTTATCGGTGGTGATGGCCAGAACCTTGGCCGAACAGTTGCGCTGTCCGCTTCTAGGGATCAGCAGCTTTGCGTTGATGGCGCCACGCCTTCACAACCAGTTACCCAAAGAACAACGCGGTCAGCCGTTTTGGATTGCGCGGGAGCTGCCGCGTCGAGGCTTGGTGGCCGGTTGTTATTGCCTCGAGGGCAATGACGTCAACGAAATCGAGGAACCTTCTTTGGTGGCGAAGGGACGCTCGTTGGGCCCGATCGTTGAGGCGGCGGAGGATGTTCACGCCGATGTTTTGCGTTTATTGGAACTGTTGCGCCGTGCCCACTTAGCTGGCAAGGCGATGCCATGGTCGGAGGTGTTGCCGATTTATCCCACTTCACCCGTCGGCCAGGTCTGA
- a CDS encoding phytoene synthase, with protein sequence MPIASMATDLDGAYEACRLETAEWAKTFYLGTLLLPLEKRRAIWAIYVWCRRTDELMDSVEAQSRSVEELAERLDCWEQQTRDLFNGRVSNDLDAVMADTLERFPQDIQPYLDMIEGQRMDLTWTRYPTFEDLKLYCYRVAGTVGLMTQGVMGVDQAYTSAPWSDSPDTSDAAVALGIANQLTNILRDVGEDRGRGRIYLPQEDLDRFGYSESDLMAGKLNEAWRELMAFQLERAREWFSRSESGVRWLSGDARWPVWTSLRLYRGILDAIERIDYDVFNRRAYVGKVYKLLDLPRSYALAQFR encoded by the coding sequence ATGCCAATCGCATCTATGGCCACGGACCTCGACGGTGCCTACGAAGCGTGTCGTCTCGAGACGGCTGAGTGGGCAAAAACCTTTTACCTCGGAACGCTGCTGTTACCGCTTGAGAAACGTCGGGCGATCTGGGCGATTTACGTCTGGTGTCGCCGCACTGATGAATTGATGGATAGCGTCGAGGCGCAATCACGCTCAGTGGAAGAACTAGCTGAGCGATTGGATTGCTGGGAGCAGCAAACGCGTGATCTTTTTAACGGTCGTGTGTCGAATGATCTCGACGCCGTCATGGCCGACACGCTGGAGCGTTTTCCGCAAGACATTCAGCCTTACCTCGACATGATTGAGGGGCAACGCATGGATCTCACGTGGACTCGATATCCCACGTTTGAAGATCTCAAGTTGTATTGCTATCGCGTCGCAGGGACGGTGGGTTTGATGACCCAAGGCGTGATGGGTGTGGATCAGGCCTATACCTCGGCTCCTTGGAGTGATAGTCCAGACACCTCGGATGCGGCGGTTGCTTTGGGGATTGCAAACCAGCTCACCAATATTCTCCGAGACGTTGGTGAAGATCGTGGCCGTGGTCGTATTTATCTTCCTCAGGAAGATTTAGATCGCTTTGGTTATTCAGAATCCGATTTGATGGCCGGGAAATTGAACGAAGCTTGGCGTGAGTTAATGGCTTTCCAGTTGGAACGGGCAAGAGAATGGTTCTCTCGTTCTGAGTCTGGGGTTCGTTGGCTTTCGGGTGATGCTCGCTGGCCAGTGTGGACGTCTCTTAGGTTGTATCGAGGCATTTTGGATGCCATCGAACGCATTGATTACGACGTCTTTAATCGACGTGCCTACGTTGGCAAGGTGTACAAATTGCTTGATTTACCTCGTTCCTATGCCCTAGCGCAATTCCGGTAA
- a CDS encoding NAD(P)H-quinone oxidoreductase subunit M: protein MSDTLLKCTTRHVRLFTARVDNDDLVPSANELTLDLDPDNEFIWSESSISQVQQRFKQLVDAAAGGELSDYTLRRIGTDLEGLIRQLLQRGELSYNPDARVQNFSMGLPRTPELL, encoded by the coding sequence ATGTCCGACACCCTGCTGAAGTGCACAACGCGGCATGTACGACTTTTCACCGCACGGGTGGACAACGATGACCTCGTTCCAAGTGCGAATGAACTCACCTTGGACCTCGATCCAGACAATGAGTTCATCTGGAGTGAAAGCAGCATTTCACAGGTACAGCAACGCTTTAAGCAGCTCGTGGACGCTGCCGCCGGCGGCGAACTCAGCGACTACACCTTGCGTCGAATTGGAACGGACTTGGAAGGATTGATCCGGCAACTCCTTCAACGGGGCGAGCTCAGCTACAACCCTGACGCTCGTGTTCAAAACTTTTCGATGGGCCTTCCACGCACGCCTGAACTGCTGTGA
- a CDS encoding DUF3172 domain-containing protein gives MNRSRYDSYDRPTGGGRYERGGYDDRRSSSRGSRPPGPPPEGGGPDFNFSSRTVAVLAGVLVVGIGIGSAVTSTTQGDQGNIASSQQLDMAVPDPEFCRQWGASAFVMDIEMYTTLNPSSSFVTQPTLQPGCVIRRENWSVLRKEGAITGDQERECKQRMNTFAYIGSVRDKPVVRCVYQTDISQNRFLTKGIADDTVGITPEADQF, from the coding sequence GTGAATCGTTCCCGCTACGACAGCTATGACCGCCCCACAGGTGGAGGAAGGTATGAGCGCGGCGGCTACGACGATCGGCGCAGTAGTAGTCGCGGAAGCCGACCCCCAGGACCACCGCCAGAAGGCGGCGGACCGGATTTCAATTTCAGCTCACGCACCGTGGCGGTGCTAGCGGGCGTGCTTGTGGTAGGTATCGGTATAGGGAGTGCCGTCACAAGCACTACTCAAGGAGATCAAGGCAATATCGCTAGTTCTCAGCAACTTGATATGGCCGTGCCAGACCCGGAGTTCTGTCGGCAATGGGGAGCAAGCGCTTTTGTGATGGATATCGAGATGTACACAACACTGAATCCTTCCAGCAGCTTTGTCACCCAGCCAACCCTTCAGCCAGGCTGCGTCATTCGTCGGGAAAACTGGTCTGTGCTGCGCAAAGAGGGCGCCATCACAGGGGATCAGGAACGGGAATGCAAGCAAAGGATGAACACCTTTGCCTACATCGGCTCAGTACGAGATAAACCCGTGGTGCGCTGCGTTTATCAAACAGACATCTCGCAAAATCGCTTCCTCACGAAAGGGATCGCCGACGACACCGTGGGCATCACACCGGAAGCGGATCAGTTCTGA
- the fabD gene encoding ACP S-malonyltransferase — MAIAWVFPGQGSQKVGMADPLLSLSGANERFSQASELLGRDLLAICQGDSGRGEGPDDLNDTRNTQPALFVIESLLVDNLIQQGRDASLVAGHSLGELVALYGAGAFNLETGLQLMKVRSELMAAAGGGAMTAVIGFNRNQLEELVGSTEGVSIANDNSDAQVVISGRPDAVAAVSEQLTCKRAIPLAVSGAFHSPFMAEAAQQFSATLDAMAFHDTSIPVLSNCDPRATNTGSELKDRLKQQMTTGVRWRETMAAMTEQGVDTLVEIGPGNVLSGLAKRSMKGVTTAQISSSGDLGQ, encoded by the coding sequence ATGGCAATCGCCTGGGTGTTCCCTGGTCAGGGCTCGCAGAAAGTGGGCATGGCCGATCCTCTTCTCAGCTTGAGCGGGGCCAATGAACGGTTTAGCCAGGCTTCAGAGCTGCTCGGACGCGATCTACTCGCTATCTGCCAGGGAGACAGTGGCCGTGGGGAGGGTCCAGATGACCTCAACGACACCCGAAACACCCAACCAGCTCTCTTTGTCATCGAGTCGCTTCTGGTCGACAATTTGATCCAGCAGGGCCGAGATGCCTCTTTGGTTGCTGGTCATAGCCTGGGAGAACTCGTGGCTCTCTATGGGGCAGGGGCCTTCAACTTGGAGACAGGCCTCCAGCTCATGAAGGTGCGTTCAGAGCTCATGGCTGCAGCTGGTGGGGGCGCCATGACAGCGGTGATTGGTTTTAACCGAAACCAGCTGGAGGAGCTTGTGGGTTCAACGGAAGGTGTAAGCATCGCGAACGACAACAGCGACGCCCAAGTGGTGATTTCTGGTCGTCCCGATGCCGTTGCAGCGGTCAGCGAACAACTCACCTGCAAACGTGCCATCCCCCTCGCGGTATCGGGAGCCTTCCACTCGCCGTTCATGGCAGAAGCGGCACAGCAATTCTCAGCCACTCTGGATGCCATGGCCTTTCACGACACCAGCATCCCGGTGTTGAGCAACTGCGACCCTCGTGCCACCAACACAGGGAGCGAACTGAAAGACCGGCTTAAACAACAGATGACCACAGGTGTGCGCTGGCGAGAAACCATGGCAGCCATGACCGAACAAGGCGTCGACACCCTGGTGGAAATCGGCCCCGGCAACGTGCTCAGCGGTCTGGCGAAACGAAGCATGAAAGGCGTCACCACAGCACAAATCAGTTCATCGGGTGATCTCGGCCAATGA
- a CDS encoding CCA tRNA nucleotidyltransferase: protein MADAAPDEQARLLLRQLDPDAWPISIDQLPEGTALVGGAVRDAFLGRHNPHPDLDLVVRSDALRHSARLAKTFGGKHVVLDEQRDIARLVINGWTIDVARQEGDGLEDDLWRRDYSLNALALPLQPLAPLCDPTGGLEDLKHGRLRAVREQNLLDDPLRLLRGLRFLAEIPLVLDAQTGEWIQRHRQALVVSAPERILAELQRLVKGPHADQALHLLEQWPLLQPWATTTPTAASYDTTLLNAEEATIALPLARLTKLISDDGLKRLKASKMLQQRCARLRHWGLQAKQQPEALPEQERLQLHLELEGDLAALILDLPKELQPQWLKRWRDPNDPLFHPTMPLDGGSLQKELGLSAGPTMGKVLAQLRLERAFGRIQTRDEALKTAHRLCAEIEAVCD from the coding sequence ATGGCTGACGCTGCTCCCGACGAGCAGGCCCGGCTCTTGCTGAGACAGCTCGATCCAGACGCCTGGCCGATCTCCATCGACCAGCTGCCGGAAGGCACAGCTCTCGTGGGCGGTGCTGTGCGTGATGCATTTCTTGGCCGCCACAACCCACATCCCGATCTTGATCTCGTTGTGCGCAGCGATGCTCTACGACACTCCGCCCGTCTTGCGAAGACTTTCGGGGGCAAGCATGTAGTGCTGGATGAGCAGAGAGACATCGCCCGACTCGTGATCAATGGATGGACCATCGATGTGGCCCGACAGGAGGGTGATGGCCTTGAAGACGACCTGTGGAGACGTGATTACAGCCTCAATGCCCTTGCTCTCCCACTCCAGCCGCTTGCCCCGCTATGTGACCCGACAGGAGGCTTAGAAGATCTGAAGCATGGACGCTTGCGCGCTGTACGCGAACAGAACCTCCTCGACGACCCTCTACGCCTTCTAAGAGGCCTGCGGTTTCTGGCGGAGATCCCTCTGGTGCTCGATGCCCAAACGGGGGAGTGGATCCAGCGACATCGCCAAGCCCTCGTGGTGTCAGCCCCTGAACGCATCCTGGCTGAACTGCAACGGCTCGTGAAAGGCCCCCATGCAGACCAAGCCCTTCACCTCCTGGAGCAATGGCCATTGCTCCAACCATGGGCCACAACAACACCAACAGCCGCTTCGTACGACACAACGCTGTTGAACGCCGAGGAGGCGACTATTGCCCTTCCCCTGGCTCGCTTAACAAAGCTCATCAGCGACGACGGCCTCAAGCGGCTCAAGGCCAGCAAGATGCTGCAACAGCGCTGTGCACGACTGCGCCACTGGGGTCTGCAAGCAAAACAGCAACCTGAGGCCTTACCAGAACAGGAACGACTCCAACTGCATCTGGAGCTCGAAGGCGATCTTGCAGCTTTGATCCTTGATCTACCAAAGGAGCTGCAGCCGCAATGGCTGAAACGCTGGCGTGATCCAAACGATCCCTTGTTTCACCCAACCATGCCCCTCGATGGAGGCAGCCTTCAAAAAGAACTGGGGTTGTCGGCTGGACCGACCATGGGGAAAGTTCTCGCCCAACTTCGCCTTGAGCGAGCCTTTGGACGAATCCAGACTCGCGACGAAGCACTCAAAACGGCCCATCGCCTATGCGCCGAAATTGAGGCGGTCTGTGATTAA
- a CDS encoding 1-acyl-sn-glycerol-3-phosphate acyltransferase, whose translation MSNSSQIMSTSPSPSLTYRLVSGLLVFPIFRGLFRGSTHGNANVPKQGALVVAANHGSHLDPPILGHALGRPVAFMAKAELFDVPLLGRLIRALGAYPVRRGASDREAIRTATATLEAGWATGVFLDGTRQANGRVNAPLPGAALLAARSGAPLLPVAILNSHRALGSRQFLPRLVPIQLRIGTPIPPPVSRRRADLDATTALLQERINALLDQGLQHP comes from the coding sequence ATGAGCAACAGCTCCCAGATCATGTCCACGTCACCGTCGCCAAGCCTCACCTATCGGCTGGTGAGCGGACTCTTGGTTTTCCCCATCTTTCGGGGCCTCTTCCGGGGATCAACCCATGGCAATGCGAATGTTCCTAAGCAGGGTGCTCTCGTGGTGGCGGCCAACCATGGGTCCCATCTTGATCCTCCAATCCTTGGGCATGCCCTAGGGCGCCCAGTGGCTTTTATGGCCAAAGCTGAATTGTTTGATGTGCCGTTGCTTGGACGGCTGATTCGAGCCCTTGGGGCTTATCCCGTCCGTAGGGGTGCCAGCGACAGGGAGGCCATTCGAACCGCAACGGCCACCCTCGAAGCCGGCTGGGCGACGGGGGTGTTCCTCGATGGCACCCGACAGGCCAATGGACGGGTGAACGCCCCGTTACCAGGGGCTGCCCTACTCGCGGCACGCAGCGGTGCTCCACTGCTGCCGGTCGCGATTCTCAACAGCCATCGTGCCCTCGGGAGTCGTCAGTTTTTGCCGCGCCTCGTTCCAATTCAGTTGCGGATCGGCACGCCTATTCCGCCTCCAGTCAGCCGACGTCGTGCTGATCTCGACGCAACGACCGCTCTTCTCCAAGAACGCATTAACGCGCTTCTGGACCAGGGTTTGCAGCATCCCTGA
- a CDS encoding Ycf34 family protein gives MCICVDCRWVDRCQAYHAVERQHGVDHLSAEPDLEPKAPKIHISVMDLPDGQVGVEWDVRACDSFEAEVGRWQRLRPGEAIPT, from the coding sequence ATGTGCATCTGCGTGGATTGCCGCTGGGTCGACCGTTGTCAGGCCTATCACGCAGTCGAGCGTCAGCATGGTGTTGATCACCTTTCTGCTGAGCCAGACCTGGAACCGAAAGCTCCCAAAATTCATATTTCTGTGATGGATTTACCCGATGGCCAGGTGGGGGTTGAGTGGGATGTCAGGGCTTGCGACAGCTTTGAGGCTGAAGTCGGTCGATGGCAGCGTCTACGCCCTGGTGAGGCGATTCCTACATGA
- a CDS encoding RNA-binding protein, which yields MSIRLYIGNLPQTFEEQELAALLKGIGEGIRFKSVLDRDTGSCRGFGFANVDDPKVADAVIEQLNGKEFGGSTLRVERSERRESGGNNRRGGAPAPMGAGQPQVARKTVNKVVHSDAPGEGAPDPRWAGELSKLKDLLGNQKTAV from the coding sequence ATGAGCATCCGCCTTTACATCGGCAATTTGCCGCAAACCTTTGAAGAACAGGAGCTTGCGGCTCTTTTGAAAGGCATTGGAGAAGGGATCCGGTTCAAGTCAGTGCTTGATCGAGACACGGGTAGCTGCCGTGGTTTCGGTTTCGCCAACGTTGACGACCCTAAGGTTGCCGATGCAGTCATCGAGCAACTCAACGGCAAAGAGTTCGGCGGCAGCACCCTTCGTGTTGAGCGTTCCGAGCGCCGCGAATCTGGCGGTAACAACCGCCGTGGTGGCGCCCCCGCACCAATGGGCGCAGGCCAACCTCAAGTGGCACGCAAAACCGTAAACAAGGTGGTGCATAGCGATGCCCCTGGAGAAGGCGCACCCGACCCACGCTGGGCCGGAGAGCTCTCCAAATTGAAAGATTTGCTTGGCAACCAGAAAACAGCCGTTTAG
- a CDS encoding NnrU family protein, with the protein MATTHHSSLVMLVLLVLFAVIHSGGAALRIRAEAVIGARAWRLIFAAVSIPSAVVVIGWFLAHRYDGLRLWNLQGVPGMVPMVWIGTAISFLFLYPATYNLLEIPAVLKPQVRLYATGIIRISRHPQAVGQILWCFTHALWIGSSFMLVTCAGLIAHHLFAVWHGDRRLKLRFGDAFDELKNSTSSMPFVAVLDGRQKLDWREFVRPAQLGIAIAVGVFWWAHRFIPQAGALVRNSALESLFS; encoded by the coding sequence ATGGCAACCACTCACCACAGCAGCTTGGTCATGCTGGTGTTGCTGGTGCTCTTCGCGGTGATACACAGCGGAGGCGCCGCCCTGCGCATTCGAGCTGAAGCCGTCATCGGAGCACGAGCGTGGCGTTTGATCTTTGCAGCCGTCAGCATCCCTTCGGCGGTGGTGGTGATTGGCTGGTTTCTGGCCCATCGTTACGACGGTCTCCGACTTTGGAACCTGCAGGGCGTCCCTGGGATGGTGCCCATGGTGTGGATTGGCACCGCGATCAGTTTTCTATTCCTCTATCCAGCCACTTACAACCTGTTGGAAATCCCTGCAGTGTTGAAACCTCAGGTGCGCCTTTACGCCACAGGAATCATCAGAATCAGCCGGCATCCCCAGGCAGTTGGGCAAATCCTGTGGTGTTTCACCCATGCACTCTGGATTGGCAGCAGTTTCATGCTGGTGACCTGCGCAGGACTCATTGCCCACCACCTGTTCGCGGTTTGGCATGGGGATCGCCGCTTGAAGTTGCGCTTTGGAGATGCCTTTGATGAACTCAAAAACTCCACTTCATCGATGCCTTTTGTTGCGGTGCTCGATGGGCGACAAAAACTGGATTGGCGCGAGTTTGTCCGTCCAGCACAACTGGGAATTGCCATCGCAGTAGGCGTGTTTTGGTGGGCCCATCGCTTTATTCCCCAAGCCGGCGCATTGGTGCGCAACTCCGCACTCGAGTCTCTGTTCAGCTGA
- a CDS encoding LysR family transcriptional regulator codes for MADLPFTLDQLRILRAIVSEGSFKKAADGLYVTQPAVSLQIQNLEKQLEVSLFDRGGRKAQLTEAGHLLLSYCDRILSQCAEACRALDDLHNLKGGSLIVGASQTTGTYLMPRMIGLFRQKYPDVAVQLQVHSTRRTGWSVANGQIDLAIIGGELPPELNELLQVVPYASDELALVLPVKHPLARLTELTKEDLYRLGFVCLDAQSTTRKMVDQLLARSGLDVQRLRIEMELNSLEAIKNAVQAGLGAAFVPVVSIDRELAAGTIHRPQVADLQVKRQLKLITHPARYCSRASAAFRQDVLPVFASPDSPIRQKGATPAVPHLSADQLAQN; via the coding sequence GTGGCTGATCTGCCGTTCACCCTTGATCAGCTCCGCATCCTGCGCGCGATCGTGAGTGAGGGAAGCTTTAAGAAGGCCGCCGACGGCCTCTATGTCACGCAGCCTGCCGTCAGTCTTCAGATTCAAAATCTCGAGAAACAACTCGAGGTATCCCTCTTCGATCGCGGTGGCCGGAAAGCGCAACTCACCGAAGCGGGTCATCTTCTCTTGAGTTATTGCGATCGCATCCTCAGCCAGTGCGCAGAAGCTTGCCGTGCGCTGGATGACCTTCACAACCTCAAGGGCGGATCGTTGATTGTTGGAGCGAGTCAAACCACCGGCACCTATTTGATGCCGCGGATGATCGGATTATTCAGGCAGAAATATCCAGACGTGGCCGTTCAGCTTCAAGTGCACAGCACCCGACGAACCGGTTGGAGTGTGGCGAATGGCCAGATTGATCTGGCCATCATTGGCGGGGAATTGCCGCCGGAGCTGAACGAGCTTCTGCAGGTGGTGCCGTATGCCAGTGATGAACTTGCTCTGGTGCTTCCGGTCAAGCACCCGTTGGCCCGTCTCACCGAGCTCACAAAGGAAGATCTCTACCGACTTGGGTTTGTTTGCTTGGATGCCCAATCCACCACGCGAAAAATGGTGGACCAATTGCTTGCCCGCTCTGGGCTTGATGTACAGCGTTTGCGCATCGAGATGGAGCTCAACTCCCTCGAGGCGATTAAAAACGCGGTGCAAGCCGGATTGGGAGCAGCCTTTGTGCCTGTTGTATCGATTGATCGTGAGCTCGCTGCAGGCACGATCCATCGCCCCCAAGTGGCTGACTTGCAGGTGAAGCGGCAGTTGAAATTGATCACCCATCCAGCGCGGTACTGCTCGAGGGCGTCCGCTGCGTTCCGCCAAGATGTGCTGCCGGTTTTTGCTAGCCCGGACAGTCCGATCCGACAAAAAGGAGCGACGCCAGCGGTGCCGCATCTATCAGCCGATCAACTGGCTCAGAACTGA
- the pds gene encoding 15-cis-phytoene desaturase yields the protein MRVAIAGAGLAGLSCAKYLADAGHTPILVESRDVLGGKVAAWKDEDGDWYETGLHIFFGAYPNMLQLFKELNIEDRLQWKSHSMIFNQPEEPGTYSRFDFPDLPAPVNGVAAILGNNDMLTWPEKISFGLGLVPAMLRGQGYVEQCDQYSWTEWLRLHNIPERVNDEVFIAMSKALNFIDPGEISATVLLTALNRFLQEKNGSRMAFLDGAPPERLCQPVVEHIESLGGEVHLDCPLREIKLNDDGSVAAFQIGGVKGKEGFDLVADAYVSALPVDPFKLLLPEPWKQMEVFRKLDGLRGVPVINIHMWFDRKLTDIDHLLFSRSPLLSVYADMSIACKEYEDPDRSMLELVFAPAKDWISRSDEDIIEATMGELLKLFPMHFSGDNPAKLRKSKVVKTPLSVYKTTPGCQQLRPDQTTPIKNFFLAGDYTMQRYLASMEGAVLSGKLCAGAVDAKTDQLSQSSSVGEPVTV from the coding sequence ATGCGCGTCGCTATTGCCGGAGCAGGACTTGCGGGTTTGTCTTGCGCCAAATATTTGGCGGACGCTGGTCATACCCCAATTTTGGTGGAATCCCGTGACGTTCTTGGCGGGAAAGTTGCTGCCTGGAAGGATGAAGATGGCGACTGGTACGAAACCGGGCTGCACATTTTCTTTGGGGCTTACCCAAACATGCTGCAGTTGTTCAAAGAGTTGAACATCGAGGACCGGCTGCAATGGAAAAGCCACTCGATGATCTTTAACCAGCCTGAAGAGCCTGGAACCTACAGCCGCTTCGACTTCCCAGACCTCCCGGCGCCAGTGAATGGTGTTGCGGCGATTTTGGGCAACAACGACATGCTGACCTGGCCAGAAAAGATCAGCTTTGGCCTGGGGTTGGTCCCTGCCATGTTGCGGGGTCAGGGATATGTGGAGCAATGCGATCAATATTCATGGACAGAGTGGCTTCGTTTGCACAACATCCCTGAGCGGGTCAATGACGAGGTGTTCATTGCGATGAGTAAGGCGTTGAATTTCATCGACCCAGGTGAAATCTCTGCAACGGTTCTTCTCACAGCATTGAATCGCTTTTTGCAAGAGAAAAATGGCTCCCGAATGGCTTTTCTCGATGGAGCCCCTCCAGAACGCCTCTGTCAGCCAGTGGTTGAACATATTGAATCTCTTGGTGGAGAGGTTCATTTGGATTGCCCCCTTCGCGAAATCAAATTGAACGACGACGGGAGCGTCGCAGCTTTTCAAATCGGTGGCGTGAAAGGAAAGGAGGGTTTTGATCTTGTGGCTGATGCCTACGTCAGTGCGTTGCCCGTTGACCCTTTCAAATTGCTGTTGCCTGAGCCTTGGAAGCAAATGGAGGTTTTCCGAAAGCTTGATGGTCTTCGCGGTGTGCCCGTGATCAACATTCACATGTGGTTTGATCGCAAGCTCACGGATATCGATCATTTGCTCTTTAGCCGTTCGCCCTTGCTCAGCGTCTATGCCGACATGAGCATTGCTTGTAAGGAGTACGAAGATCCCGACCGTTCAATGTTGGAGCTCGTTTTTGCTCCTGCCAAAGACTGGATCAGCCGTAGTGATGAAGATATTATTGAAGCCACGATGGGAGAACTTCTAAAGTTATTCCCAATGCATTTTAGTGGTGATAATCCAGCAAAATTGCGTAAATCTAAGGTCGTTAAAACTCCCTTATCGGTTTATAAGACAACCCCTGGTTGTCAGCAACTCCGCCCAGATCAAACTACTCCAATTAAAAATTTCTTCTTGGCTGGTGATTACACGATGCAGCGCTACCTCGCCTCGATGGAAGGTGCTGTACTCAGTGGCAAACTCTGTGCTGGTGCGGTTGATGCAAAGACAGATCAGCTGTCCCAGTCATCTTCTGTTGGCGAGCCTGTGACAGTCTGA
- a CDS encoding YdcF family protein, giving the protein MAGLRTGMVLGVALTVWLFGPGPMAPYRRALLNRRAPELVLVLGGDVDRERMGARLARQLELPLLVSGGSNREYATWLLQEERLNPERVTLDYRARDTLSNFTSLVDELQSEGIQHVLLVTSENHLPRSMAVGQVVAGSRGIHLTGVPVACSPDCEQEGRLKQISDWLRAMAWVITGRDLRDAANPGPEAR; this is encoded by the coding sequence ATGGCAGGCCTAAGGACAGGCATGGTCTTGGGCGTTGCCCTGACGGTTTGGTTGTTCGGTCCTGGCCCCATGGCCCCGTACAGGCGCGCTTTGTTGAATCGCCGCGCACCTGAGTTGGTTCTTGTGTTGGGCGGTGATGTGGATCGAGAGCGGATGGGAGCGCGATTGGCGCGCCAATTGGAGTTGCCCTTACTTGTGAGTGGGGGCAGTAATCGGGAATATGCCACCTGGCTGTTGCAGGAGGAACGCTTGAACCCTGAGCGGGTCACCCTCGATTACCGGGCTCGCGACACCCTCAGTAATTTCACCTCCCTTGTTGATGAGCTCCAGAGCGAGGGAATTCAGCATGTTCTGCTCGTTACGAGCGAAAACCATTTACCCCGATCGATGGCAGTGGGTCAGGTGGTGGCAGGCAGTCGGGGAATTCACCTCACTGGTGTGCCCGTGGCCTGTTCCCCAGATTGCGAGCAGGAGGGTCGCTTAAAACAAATCAGCGACTGGCTGCGAGCGATGGCTTGGGTCATCACAGGCCGAGATCTCAGGGATGCTGCAAACCCTGGTCCAGAAGCGCGTTAA